The proteins below come from a single Plantactinospora sp. KBS50 genomic window:
- a CDS encoding M4 family metallopeptidase: MNRSLAVVSAAVLTSGVLAGVAPAATAAPTTPSSKPSAVALAADLLASNPGAVQGSAADSYKVYSSKTDPSGAGHIRYTRTYQGLRVYGGDFVVHTTASGGYSGVSNALVAPLNLSTKAKVDSAAAQKTAKAHFAGKVTTVGAPELFVDATTGRGKLAWETVVQGWAPDGQTPSRLHVISDATSGAYIGSFDEIETVAGTGNSIYSGTVTIDTTLSGSTYSMTDPVRGNGYTCDMNNGTSSCSTFTDADNVWGNGTNSNRQSAAVDAHFGAAVTFDYYKNVHGRNGIFGNGSGVPSRVHYGNSYVNAFWDGSRMTYGDGSGNSKPLVSLDVAGHEMSHGVTENVVSGGLNYSGESGGLNEATSDIFGSMVEFYANTPADPGDYDIGEKININGNGTPLRYMYNPSLDGSSDSCWSTSTKNKDVHYSSGVANHFYFNLAEGTGSTAYGTSPVCGSAPAVTGLGRSKAEKIWFRALDLYFTSNTSYVNTSNPSNTARAYSLHAASDLYGSCSTEYKTVQAAWTAVNVAGSDAPCSTGNDFSMATSPTSGSVNPGSAVSTTVSTAVTSGSAQTVALSASGLPSGASASFSPSSVTAGNSSTLTISTTSSTSPGTYTVTITGTGSAATHTASYTLTVNGSGGGCSSPGQKLGNAGFESGTSPWTGNTGTIGSYSGQSAHSGTRFSWLNGYGSTSTEYIQQQVSLPSGCSSYNFSFWLHIDSAERTTTTAYDTLRVQVLNSSGSVLATLATYSNLNKASGYQQRSFSLASYAGQTISVKFLGSEDFLLQTSFVIDDTAINVS, translated from the coding sequence GTGAACAGATCCCTCGCCGTCGTCAGCGCCGCCGTACTCACCAGCGGTGTCCTGGCCGGTGTCGCCCCCGCCGCAACCGCGGCTCCCACCACACCCTCGTCCAAGCCGTCCGCCGTGGCACTGGCCGCCGATCTGCTGGCCAGCAACCCCGGGGCCGTGCAGGGCAGCGCCGCTGACTCGTACAAGGTGTACAGCAGCAAGACCGATCCAAGCGGCGCCGGTCACATCCGCTATACCCGCACCTACCAGGGCCTCCGGGTGTACGGCGGCGACTTCGTCGTGCACACCACCGCCTCCGGTGGCTACTCCGGCGTCTCGAACGCCCTGGTCGCGCCGCTCAACCTGAGCACCAAGGCCAAGGTGGACAGCGCCGCCGCCCAGAAGACCGCGAAGGCGCACTTCGCCGGCAAGGTCACCACGGTCGGCGCCCCCGAGCTGTTCGTCGACGCCACCACCGGGCGCGGCAAACTCGCCTGGGAGACCGTGGTCCAGGGCTGGGCACCAGACGGGCAGACGCCGTCCCGGCTGCACGTGATCAGCGACGCGACCAGCGGCGCGTACATCGGCTCGTTCGACGAGATCGAGACGGTCGCGGGCACCGGCAACAGCATCTACTCCGGCACGGTGACCATCGACACCACCCTGTCCGGCTCCACCTACTCGATGACCGACCCGGTGCGCGGCAACGGCTACACGTGCGACATGAACAACGGCACGTCCAGCTGTTCCACCTTCACCGACGCCGACAACGTGTGGGGCAACGGCACCAACTCCAACCGGCAGTCGGCCGCCGTCGACGCGCACTTCGGCGCCGCGGTGACGTTCGACTACTACAAGAACGTGCACGGCCGCAACGGCATCTTCGGCAACGGCAGCGGCGTGCCCAGCCGGGTGCACTACGGCAACAGCTACGTCAACGCCTTCTGGGACGGCTCCCGGATGACGTACGGCGACGGCTCGGGCAACTCCAAGCCGCTGGTCTCGCTGGACGTGGCCGGCCACGAGATGAGCCACGGCGTGACCGAGAACGTCGTCTCGGGCGGCCTGAACTACTCGGGCGAGTCCGGCGGCCTGAACGAGGCCACCAGCGACATCTTCGGCTCGATGGTCGAGTTCTACGCCAACACCCCGGCCGACCCGGGTGACTACGACATCGGCGAGAAGATCAACATCAACGGCAACGGCACGCCGCTGCGGTACATGTACAACCCGTCGCTGGACGGCTCGTCCGACAGCTGCTGGTCCACCAGCACGAAGAACAAGGACGTGCACTACTCCTCCGGCGTGGCGAACCACTTCTACTTCAACCTGGCCGAGGGCACCGGCTCCACCGCGTACGGCACCTCGCCGGTCTGCGGCTCGGCGCCGGCCGTCACCGGCCTCGGCCGGTCCAAGGCCGAGAAGATCTGGTTCCGGGCGCTCGACCTGTACTTCACCTCGAACACGTCGTACGTCAACACCAGCAACCCGTCCAACACCGCCCGGGCGTACAGCCTGCACGCGGCCAGCGACCTGTACGGCAGCTGCAGCACCGAGTACAAGACCGTGCAGGCGGCGTGGACCGCGGTGAACGTGGCGGGCAGCGACGCCCCCTGCTCCACCGGGAACGACTTCTCGATGGCGACCTCGCCGACCTCCGGCTCGGTCAACCCCGGTAGCGCGGTCTCGACCACCGTCTCCACCGCCGTCACCAGCGGTTCGGCGCAGACGGTGGCGCTGTCGGCGAGCGGCCTGCCCAGCGGCGCGAGCGCGTCGTTCAGCCCCAGCTCGGTGACCGCGGGCAACTCGTCCACCCTCACCATCAGCACCACGTCGTCCACCTCGCCGGGCACCTACACCGTCACCATCACCGGTACGGGCTCGGCGGCCACGCACACCGCCAGCTACACGCTGACGGTGAACGGATCCGGTGGAGGCTGCTCCAGCCCGGGCCAGAAGCTCGGTAACGCGGGCTTCGAGTCCGGTACGTCGCCGTGGACCGGCAACACCGGCACCATCGGCTCGTACAGCGGGCAGAGTGCCCACTCCGGCACCCGGTTCTCCTGGCTGAACGGCTACGGCTCCACCAGCACGGAGTACATCCAGCAGCAGGTCAGCCTGCCCAGCGGATGCTCGTCGTACAACTTCAGCTTCTGGCTGCACATCGACAGCGCGGAGCGCACCACCACGACGGCGTACGACACGCTGAGGGTGCAGGTGCTCAACTCCAGCGGTTCGGTGCTGGCCACCCTGGCCACGTACTCGAACCTCAACAAGGCAAGCGGATACCAGCAGCGCTCCTTCTCGCTGGCGTCCTACGCCGGGCAGACGATCAGCGTGAAGTTCCTCGGCAGCGAGGACTTCCTGCTGCAGACGTCGTTCGTGATCGACGACACGGCGATCAACGTCTCCTGA